One Bradyrhizobium manausense DNA segment encodes these proteins:
- a CDS encoding 30S ribosomal protein S2, whose protein sequence is MALPDFTMRQLLEAGVHFGHQSHRWNPKMAPFIFGARNNIHIVDLAQTVPMLHTALQAVSDTVAKGGRILFVGTKRQAQDGVADAAKRCAQYFVNSRWLGGTLTNWKTISASIKRLRHLDEVLAGGEANSYTKKERLTLQRERDKLDRSLGGIKDMGGLPDLIFVIDTNKEDIAIQEAQRLNIPVAAIVDTNSDPKGITYVVPGNDDAGRAISLYCDLIARAAIDGISRAQGDSGIDIGASARPVAEELPSAGGFQGLAGPRGTADDLKKLPGVSGAIEKKFNDLGIFHYWQLAELDHDTAHKIGEEVGLPSRADAWVAKAKALTAEAE, encoded by the coding sequence ATGGCACTACCCGATTTCACTATGCGTCAGTTGCTCGAAGCTGGCGTGCACTTTGGTCACCAGTCCCACCGCTGGAATCCGAAAATGGCTCCGTTCATTTTCGGCGCGCGCAACAACATCCACATCGTCGACCTCGCCCAGACCGTGCCGATGCTGCACACGGCCCTCCAGGCCGTCAGCGATACGGTCGCCAAGGGCGGCCGCATCCTGTTCGTCGGCACCAAGCGCCAGGCGCAGGACGGCGTCGCCGATGCTGCCAAGCGCTGCGCGCAGTACTTCGTCAATTCGCGCTGGCTCGGCGGCACGCTGACCAACTGGAAGACGATCTCGGCCTCGATCAAGCGCCTGCGTCACCTCGACGAGGTGCTGGCCGGCGGCGAAGCCAATTCCTACACCAAGAAGGAGCGCCTGACGCTTCAGCGCGAGCGCGACAAGCTAGATCGCTCGCTCGGCGGCATCAAGGACATGGGCGGTCTGCCCGACCTGATCTTCGTGATCGACACCAACAAGGAAGACATCGCGATCCAGGAAGCCCAGCGGCTCAACATTCCGGTCGCCGCGATCGTCGACACCAACTCCGATCCGAAGGGCATCACCTATGTGGTGCCGGGCAATGACGACGCTGGCCGCGCGATCTCGCTCTATTGCGACCTGATCGCCCGTGCCGCGATCGACGGCATCTCGCGCGCCCAGGGCGATTCCGGCATCGACATCGGTGCGTCGGCTCGTCCGGTCGCCGAGGAGCTGCCCTCGGCCGGCGGCTTCCAGGGCCTTGCCGGTCCGCGCGGCACCGCCGACGACCTCAAGAAGCTCCCGGGCGTGTCGGGCGCGATCGAGAAGAAGTTCAACGACCTCGGCATCTTCCACTATTGGCAGCTCGCCGAGCTCGATCACGACACCGCGCACAAGATCGGCGAAGAAGTCGGTCTGCCGAGCCGTGCGGATGCCTGGGTGGCCAAGGCCAAGGCGCTGACCGCGGAAGCGGAATAG
- a CDS encoding HD domain-containing protein, which translates to MTGMISGIRIPDSKLAREAAELVRQYEDEMLFNHSVRVYVFGAMKGLRQNLKFDSELLYVAALFHDLGLVDHYHTETKRFEVDGADAARDFLRARGIAEPQADLVWEAIALHTTPGIPQYMRPEIALTNAGVLVDVVGVGYDDYTPEQRHQVITAFPRGDFKNEFLKVQTCSALKKPQTTFGTVNFDFISDHDPGFHRPNACTRIRNTPWPS; encoded by the coding sequence ATGACGGGCATGATTTCCGGCATCAGGATTCCCGACAGCAAGCTGGCGCGCGAGGCAGCCGAGCTGGTGCGCCAATACGAAGACGAGATGTTGTTCAATCACTCGGTTCGCGTCTACGTGTTCGGCGCGATGAAGGGGCTGCGTCAGAACCTGAAATTCGATTCAGAACTGCTCTATGTCGCGGCGCTGTTTCACGACCTCGGCCTCGTCGATCACTACCATACCGAGACCAAGCGATTTGAGGTCGACGGTGCAGATGCTGCGCGCGACTTTCTCCGGGCGCGGGGCATCGCCGAGCCGCAGGCCGATCTGGTGTGGGAGGCGATCGCGCTCCACACCACGCCCGGCATCCCACAGTATATGAGGCCGGAAATCGCGCTCACGAATGCCGGCGTTCTGGTGGACGTGGTGGGGGTCGGATATGACGATTACACGCCCGAGCAGCGACACCAGGTGATCACGGCGTTTCCGCGCGGTGACTTCAAGAACGAGTTTCTGAAGGTCCAGACCTGCTCAGCCTTGAAGAAGCCGCAGACGACGTTCGGGACGGTCAATTTCGACTTCATCAGTGATCACGATCCCGGCTTCCACAGGCCGAACGCGTGTACGCGGATCCGCAACACGCCCTGGCCAAGCTGA
- a CDS encoding outer membrane protein, whose translation MNKNLLLAAVSLVALSATAPALAADLAARPYTKAPAMIATVYDWSGFYIGINGGGASAHTTWDQTAPGFGGEGSHNATGGTVGGQVGYRWQSAQWVFGLEGQGNWADFSGDNLSGLTGFTDRSKIDSFGLITGQVGYAWNNVLLYVKGGAAVVGTKNELRAAGATFSSVNDTRWGGTIGAGLEVGFAPNWSVGVEYNHIFLSDKDVTFAGFQTDRIRQDVDMGLVRLNYKFGGPVIAKY comes from the coding sequence ATGAACAAGAATTTGTTGCTCGCTGCTGTGAGCCTCGTCGCGCTCAGCGCGACTGCGCCGGCGCTGGCTGCTGACCTCGCTGCGCGTCCTTACACCAAGGCGCCTGCGATGATCGCCACGGTCTATGACTGGAGCGGCTTCTACATCGGTATCAACGGCGGCGGCGCTTCCGCCCACACGACCTGGGATCAGACTGCTCCCGGGTTTGGCGGCGAAGGTTCGCACAACGCCACGGGCGGCACGGTCGGTGGCCAGGTCGGCTATCGCTGGCAGTCGGCGCAGTGGGTGTTCGGTCTGGAAGGCCAGGGCAACTGGGCTGACTTCTCGGGCGACAACCTCAGCGGGCTGACCGGCTTCACCGATCGCTCGAAGATCGATTCGTTCGGTCTGATCACCGGCCAGGTTGGTTACGCCTGGAACAACGTCCTGCTCTACGTAAAGGGCGGTGCGGCTGTGGTCGGCACCAAGAACGAGCTGCGCGCTGCCGGCGCGACCTTCTCGTCGGTCAACGACACCCGTTGGGGCGGCACCATCGGTGCGGGCCTCGAGGTCGGCTTCGCTCCGAACTGGTCGGTTGGCGTCGAGTACAACCACATCTTCCTGTCGGACAAGGACGTCACCTTCGCCGGCTTCCAGACGGATCGCATTCGTCAGGACGTCGACATGGGCCTCGTCCGCCTGAACTACAAGTTCGGTGGTCCGGTCATCGCGAAGTACTGA
- a CDS encoding PAS domain S-box protein, which yields MGAVTKSASTAAPESLAPALKAQVPAPRAISEEHFRAFVNASSDVVYRMSPDWKQMHQLDGHGFLSDTVQADDNWLDHYIHPDDRAVVQAAVAKAIRTRSLFELEHRVRCADGNFGWTLSRAVPILDASGDITEWLGAARDITARRETEVALRASEERLQRVLETEAIGVLFFNHDGTLIGANDVFLKMTGWSRAEVESGSLDWRRMTPPEWVAASEAEMGTLQHTGRLGPYEKEYLRKDGSRSWMLFAGRDLGDGTIVEFAADISALKKAEAALRESEAQFRGMADSLPQLAWMADEKGWIYWYNKRWYEYTGTRLEEMEGWGWRSVHHPDHVDRAVAGIQRSWDSGEPWEDTFPLRGADGEYRWFLSRAEPIRNSEGRVTRWFGTNTDITERYQREELQKLLIHEVSHRVKNSLSIVSALLQLQARTLEDAPRRALEDASSRVRVVATVHDQLWRQSDASEVDLASFLSSLAAAIGTSGAQHATVVEVEPALVSADLAVRLGLLINELVTNAYKYAYAPGEDGEVRVAGQHTTDGRYRVDVSDLGRGLPTGFDLSQPRPSFGMRVITSVASQLNGNLAVSPTERGTRFTLEFPLTESSRTA from the coding sequence ATGGGCGCTGTGACGAAGAGCGCGAGCACAGCTGCACCTGAGTCGCTCGCGCCGGCACTCAAGGCGCAGGTGCCGGCACCGCGGGCCATCAGCGAAGAGCATTTCAGGGCCTTCGTGAACGCGAGCTCGGACGTGGTCTATCGCATGAGCCCCGACTGGAAACAGATGCACCAGCTCGACGGGCACGGCTTTCTCAGCGACACCGTGCAGGCGGACGACAACTGGCTGGACCATTACATCCATCCGGACGATCGCGCGGTGGTGCAAGCTGCGGTCGCGAAAGCCATCCGGACCCGGAGCCTGTTCGAATTGGAGCACCGCGTTCGCTGTGCGGATGGAAACTTCGGCTGGACGCTGTCTCGCGCGGTGCCGATCCTGGACGCCAGCGGCGACATCACCGAATGGCTCGGCGCGGCCCGCGATATCACCGCGCGCCGCGAGACCGAAGTGGCCTTGCGCGCCAGCGAGGAGCGGCTCCAGCGCGTGCTAGAAACCGAGGCCATCGGCGTCCTGTTCTTCAATCACGACGGCACGCTGATCGGCGCCAACGACGTCTTCCTCAAGATGACCGGATGGTCGCGCGCCGAGGTCGAAAGCGGCAGCCTCGACTGGCGGCGCATGACGCCGCCGGAATGGGTCGCAGCCAGCGAAGCGGAGATGGGCACGCTCCAGCACACGGGCCGCCTCGGTCCCTACGAGAAGGAATATCTGCGCAAGGACGGCAGCCGCTCGTGGATGCTGTTCGCCGGCCGCGACCTCGGCGACGGCACCATCGTGGAGTTCGCCGCCGACATCAGCGCGCTCAAGAAAGCCGAAGCCGCCTTGCGCGAGAGCGAAGCGCAATTCCGCGGCATGGCGGATTCCCTGCCGCAACTGGCATGGATGGCCGACGAAAAGGGCTGGATCTACTGGTACAACAAGCGCTGGTACGAATACACGGGCACAAGGCTGGAGGAGATGGAGGGCTGGGGCTGGCGCAGTGTTCACCACCCCGATCATGTGGACCGCGCGGTCGCGGGTATCCAGCGTTCCTGGGACAGCGGGGAGCCCTGGGAGGACACGTTCCCGCTGCGCGGCGCCGACGGAGAGTATCGATGGTTCCTGTCGCGCGCCGAGCCGATCAGGAATTCGGAAGGACGCGTCACGCGCTGGTTTGGGACCAACACCGACATCACCGAGCGATACCAGCGCGAGGAGCTGCAAAAGCTGTTGATCCACGAAGTCAGTCACCGCGTGAAGAACAGCCTGTCGATCGTATCGGCCCTGCTCCAGCTCCAGGCCCGAACGCTCGAGGATGCGCCGCGGCGAGCGCTCGAGGATGCCTCCTCGCGGGTCCGCGTGGTGGCGACCGTCCACGATCAGCTCTGGCGCCAGTCTGACGCAAGCGAGGTCGACCTCGCCTCGTTCCTCTCCAGTCTCGCCGCGGCGATCGGCACGTCGGGGGCGCAGCATGCAACGGTCGTCGAAGTCGAGCCCGCGCTGGTCTCGGCCGATCTTGCCGTCCGGCTCGGACTGCTCATCAACGAGCTTGTCACCAACGCCTACAAATATGCCTACGCTCCCGGCGAGGACGGCGAAGTGCGCGTGGCCGGCCAACACACGACCGATGGACGCTACCGCGTCGACGTCTCGGACCTTGGACGTGGCCTGCCCACCGGCTTCGACCTCAGTCAGCCACGGCCGAGCTTCGGGATGCGCGTCATCACCAGTGTCGCCAGCCAGCTCAACGGAAACCTGGCGGTCAGCCCAACCGAACGCGGCACAAGATTCACGCTGGAATTTCCGTTGACGGAATCCTCGCGGACCGCTTGA
- a CDS encoding carbonic anhydrase translates to MCDQCSESMLDPYGPSRRSAMQLAVAALGVTFAGRAFAKDNKAPPKPQNVLSPNAALKRLMDGNARYVDGVTRRHDFKHEREVLAGGQNPFAAVLSCADSRIAPEYAFDTARGDLFVCRVAGNFAGTETIASMEYAVAVLNVPLILVLGHDACGAVDATLKALKDDKPPPGHIPSLVDAIAPAAKAAMQQGGDVLDKAIRQNVIDNVAKLKSAAPILNAAVEQGKLKITGGVYRLKTGTVDPIAQS, encoded by the coding sequence ATGTGCGACCAGTGCTCTGAATCCATGCTGGACCCGTACGGGCCGTCGCGCCGATCCGCGATGCAGCTCGCAGTCGCCGCGCTCGGCGTTACCTTCGCCGGCCGAGCCTTCGCCAAGGACAACAAGGCGCCGCCCAAACCCCAGAACGTGCTCTCGCCCAACGCAGCATTGAAGCGGCTGATGGACGGCAACGCGCGCTATGTCGACGGCGTAACGCGGCGCCATGATTTCAAGCATGAGCGTGAAGTACTGGCGGGCGGGCAGAATCCGTTCGCGGCGGTGCTGAGCTGCGCCGACTCGCGCATCGCGCCGGAATACGCCTTCGACACCGCCCGCGGCGATCTCTTCGTCTGCCGCGTCGCCGGCAATTTTGCCGGCACCGAGACCATCGCCAGCATGGAATACGCCGTCGCTGTTCTCAACGTGCCGCTGATCCTCGTGCTGGGACACGATGCCTGCGGCGCGGTCGATGCGACGCTGAAGGCGCTCAAGGACGACAAGCCGCCGCCGGGACATATTCCCTCGCTGGTCGATGCGATTGCGCCGGCTGCAAAGGCCGCGATGCAGCAGGGCGGGGACGTGCTCGACAAGGCGATCCGGCAGAACGTGATCGACAACGTCGCTAAGCTGAAATCGGCCGCGCCGATCCTCAACGCGGCGGTCGAGCAGGGCAAGCTGAAGATCACCGGCGGCGTCTACCGGCTGAAGACGGGAACAGTCGATCCGATCGCGCAAAGCTGA
- the dnaE gene encoding DNA polymerase III subunit alpha, translated as MPSAGFVHLHVHSAYSLLKGSIKIAKLGELAKKDHQPALALTDTDNLFGALEFSDKMAGYGIQPIVGLELAIDFGDQDPNARNALPPSRVVLLAAQERGYRSLMRLNSRAFLESPDSHAPFIKFDWFDGETEGLIALTGGPDGPISLALASGQTEVAAARCERLAGLFGDRLYVELQRHNIDKERRIESGLIDIAYAKGLPLVATNEPYFAANDDYEAHDALLCIAGGRLIAETEREQLTPDHRFKTRAEMAVLFADIPEALASTVEIAERCSFRPLTRKPILPFFTVGAAGSSDAAAIEAAELKRQAEEGLANRLRVHGLSQGTTDEDYHKRLAFELDVIMRMKYAGYFLIVSDFIKWAKGQGIPVGPGRGSGAGSLVAWALTITDLDPIKFGLLFERFLNPERVSMPDFDIDFCQDRRGEVIRYVQERYGRDQVAQIITFGTLQARGVLRDVGRVLQMPYGQVDKLTKLVPQNPAAPVTLAAAIESEPKLQAFRDEDPIVARAFDIAQRLEGLTRHASTHAAGIVIGDRPLSELVPLYRDPKSDMPVTQFNMKWVEPAGLVKFDFLGLKTLTVLDVACKLLKPRDIHVDLATLPIDDAESYQMLARGEVVGVFQVESQGMRRALVDMRPDRFEDIIALVALYRPGPMANIPTYCSRKHGDEEPEYLHPVLEPILKETFGVIIYQEQVMQIAQVMSGYSLGDADLLRRAMGKKIRAEMDKQRDIFVAGAVKNGVPKAQAETIFELLAKFADYGFNKSHAAAYALVSYHTAYMKAHYPVEFIAASMTLDLNNTDKLSEFRSEAQRLGIKVEPPNINRSGATFEVGDKVIYYALAALKGVGIQAIDQIIEERTKRGLFTSLADFAARVNPRAINKRIIESLAAAGAFDTLEPNRARVFAGADSILAACQRAHQAETIGQNDMFGMSADAPTIMLPQIEPWLPAEKLRREYDAIGFFLSGHPLDDYATVLKRLRVQSWAEFSRAVKTGATAGKVAATVVSRMERRTKTGNKMGIMGLSDPTGHFEAVLFSEGLAQYRDVLEPGAAVLLQLGAELQGEDVRARVLHAEPLDDAAAKTQKGLRIFVRDTKPLDSIAKRLAGPEAAGANGAAPRIGSPALAPRSNGDGEVSLVMMLDLETEVEMKLPGRFKVSPQIAGAIKAVAGVVDVQQI; from the coding sequence ATGCCGAGCGCCGGATTTGTCCACCTTCACGTTCACTCGGCCTATTCGCTGCTCAAGGGCTCGATCAAGATCGCCAAGCTCGGCGAACTTGCGAAGAAGGACCACCAGCCGGCGCTGGCGCTGACCGACACCGACAATCTGTTCGGTGCGCTCGAATTCTCCGACAAGATGGCCGGTTATGGCATCCAGCCGATTGTCGGCCTGGAGCTTGCGATCGATTTCGGCGACCAGGATCCCAACGCGCGCAACGCACTGCCGCCCTCGCGTGTGGTGCTGCTGGCCGCGCAAGAGCGCGGCTATCGCAGCCTGATGCGGCTGAATTCGCGCGCCTTCCTCGAATCGCCCGACAGCCACGCGCCGTTCATCAAGTTCGACTGGTTCGACGGCGAGACCGAAGGCCTGATCGCACTCACCGGCGGTCCCGACGGCCCGATCTCGCTCGCGCTCGCGAGCGGCCAGACCGAGGTTGCGGCGGCGCGCTGCGAGCGTCTCGCCGGGCTGTTCGGCGACCGCCTCTATGTCGAACTGCAGCGCCACAACATCGACAAGGAACGCCGCATCGAGAGCGGCCTGATCGACATCGCTTACGCGAAGGGCCTGCCGCTGGTTGCGACCAACGAGCCGTATTTCGCCGCGAACGACGATTACGAAGCGCATGACGCGCTGCTCTGCATCGCCGGCGGCCGGCTGATCGCGGAGACCGAGCGCGAGCAGCTCACGCCCGATCACCGTTTCAAGACCCGCGCCGAGATGGCCGTGCTGTTCGCCGACATTCCGGAAGCGCTGGCGTCCACGGTGGAGATCGCCGAGCGTTGCTCGTTCCGCCCCCTGACGCGCAAGCCGATCTTGCCGTTCTTCACGGTCGGCGCCGCCGGCAGCTCCGATGCGGCCGCGATCGAGGCCGCCGAATTGAAGCGGCAGGCGGAGGAGGGGCTCGCCAATCGCCTGCGCGTGCACGGCCTGTCGCAGGGCACGACGGACGAAGACTACCACAAGCGCCTGGCGTTCGAGCTCGACGTCATCATGCGCATGAAATACGCGGGCTACTTCCTGATCGTGTCCGACTTCATCAAATGGGCGAAGGGGCAGGGCATTCCGGTCGGGCCGGGCCGTGGCTCCGGCGCAGGATCGCTGGTCGCCTGGGCGCTGACCATCACCGACCTCGACCCGATCAAGTTCGGCCTGCTGTTCGAGCGCTTCCTCAATCCCGAGCGCGTCTCGATGCCGGACTTCGACATCGACTTCTGCCAGGACCGCCGCGGCGAGGTGATCAGGTACGTCCAGGAACGCTATGGCCGCGACCAGGTCGCGCAGATCATCACCTTCGGTACGCTGCAGGCGCGCGGCGTGCTGCGCGACGTCGGCCGCGTGCTGCAGATGCCGTACGGCCAGGTCGACAAGCTCACGAAGCTCGTCCCGCAAAATCCCGCCGCGCCGGTGACGCTGGCCGCTGCGATCGAGAGCGAGCCGAAACTCCAGGCCTTCCGCGATGAGGATCCGATCGTGGCGCGCGCCTTCGACATCGCCCAGCGCCTCGAAGGCCTGACGCGGCACGCTTCGACCCACGCGGCCGGCATCGTGATCGGCGATCGTCCCTTGAGCGAGCTCGTGCCACTCTACCGCGATCCCAAATCCGACATGCCGGTGACCCAGTTCAACATGAAATGGGTCGAGCCGGCGGGCCTGGTGAAGTTCGACTTCCTCGGCCTCAAGACGCTGACCGTGCTCGACGTCGCGTGCAAGCTGCTCAAGCCGCGCGACATCCATGTCGATCTCGCGACGCTGCCTATCGACGATGCCGAGAGCTACCAGATGCTGGCACGCGGCGAGGTGGTCGGCGTGTTCCAGGTTGAAAGCCAGGGCATGCGGCGCGCGCTGGTCGACATGCGGCCCGACCGTTTCGAGGACATCATCGCGCTGGTCGCGCTGTATCGCCCGGGCCCGATGGCGAACATCCCGACCTATTGCTCGCGCAAGCACGGCGACGAGGAGCCGGAATATCTGCATCCGGTGCTGGAGCCGATCCTGAAGGAGACGTTCGGCGTCATCATCTATCAGGAACAGGTGATGCAGATCGCGCAGGTGATGTCGGGCTATTCGCTCGGCGACGCCGACCTGCTGCGCCGCGCGATGGGCAAGAAGATCCGCGCCGAGATGGACAAGCAGCGCGACATCTTCGTCGCGGGCGCGGTGAAGAACGGCGTGCCGAAGGCGCAGGCCGAGACCATCTTCGAGCTCCTGGCCAAGTTCGCCGACTACGGCTTCAACAAGAGCCACGCGGCGGCCTATGCGCTGGTGTCCTACCACACCGCCTACATGAAGGCGCATTATCCGGTGGAGTTCATCGCAGCGTCGATGACGCTCGATCTGAACAACACCGACAAGCTCTCCGAGTTTCGCTCCGAGGCGCAGCGCCTCGGCATCAAGGTCGAGCCGCCGAACATCAACCGCTCCGGCGCCACCTTCGAGGTCGGCGACAAGGTCATCTATTACGCGCTCGCTGCCCTGAAGGGCGTCGGCATCCAGGCCATCGACCAGATCATCGAGGAGCGGACCAAGCGCGGCCTGTTCACCTCGCTCGCCGACTTCGCCGCGCGCGTCAATCCGCGCGCGATCAACAAGCGCATCATCGAGAGCCTTGCCGCCGCGGGCGCGTTCGACACGCTGGAGCCGAACCGTGCCCGCGTGTTCGCCGGTGCGGACTCGATCCTCGCCGCCTGCCAGCGTGCGCATCAGGCCGAGACCATCGGCCAGAACGACATGTTCGGCATGTCGGCGGACGCGCCGACCATCATGCTGCCGCAGATCGAGCCGTGGCTGCCGGCCGAAAAACTCCGCCGCGAATACGATGCCATCGGCTTCTTCCTGTCGGGCCATCCGCTCGACGATTACGCCACCGTGCTGAAGCGCCTGCGGGTGCAGTCATGGGCCGAGTTCTCGCGCGCGGTGAAGACCGGCGCAACCGCCGGCAAGGTCGCGGCCACCGTGGTCTCGCGCATGGAGCGGCGCACCAAGACCGGCAACAAGATGGGCATCATGGGGCTCTCCGATCCCACGGGTCATTTCGAGGCGGTGCTGTTCTCGGAGGGCCTTGCGCAATATCGCGACGTGCTGGAGCCGGGCGCTGCGGTGCTGCTCCAGTTGGGGGCGGAATTGCAGGGCGAGGACGTCCGCGCCCGCGTGCTGCATGCCGAGCCGCTGGATGATGCCGCTGCCAAGACGCAGAAGGGCCTGCGCATCTTCGTGCGCGACACCAAGCCGCTGGACTCGATCGCGAAGCGTCTGGCCGGACCGGAAGCCGCAGGCGCGAACGGCGCCGCACCAAGGATCGGCAGCCCCGCCCTTGCGCCCCGCTCCAATGGCGACGGCGAGGTCTCGCTGGTGATGATGCTCGACCTCGAGACCGAGGTCGAGATGAAGCTGCCCGGCCGCTTCAAGGTCTCGCCGCAGATCGCCGGCGCGATCAAGGCGGTGGCCGGCGTGGTGGACGTGCAGCAGATCTAG
- a CDS encoding caspase family protein, translated as MRGTHKVFLCFLLPILFVAGALGPVRAQQQEKRIALVVGNGAYSKSPLATTANDAGLIAQTLQAAGFDVVGARDLDGDTLRKSLRDFIQKAQASGPGTVAMIYLAGYGVQLAGENYFIPVDSSIARDTDIPTEALRISDYARQLASIPLKANIIVLDAARAQPFVEGGQQPIASGLALVEPDPNMLIAFNAAPGTVAPEEQGPYGTYAQSLAEMIRTGGLSLPEVFDRVRLRVNENSKGAQVPWDDQKISAQFTFFDRAPDAPPQAAPDQVAAIRNKPIRDLGVQDAYAAALERDTLPAYEDFLAAYPGDPLAKRVMAIVAARREAITWRRTYRADTPDAYWSYLRRYPRGPHAGDARRRLAILTAPLEPPPTFAMMDYDVPPPPPEEIVYVDRPVLYFSDPDFGFAPPPPPPVYFCPPPPPDFVVLPPPLPVVGLFVLPQPLFVPIPVFVRPPVYVAPPPHNIIYANIHNTTVINTVINQAPAALPAGNAAAAAAVAANGPGRPSAMTQVPTAVKQQAQTIQANPNQPLKPSQAALVSNPTAKPAAMMVKPVNATPTAVAPSAAAPPAGHALPAPGSPNAPSQPVGAGVQPPVQMPGGKPSPTATAPGANAPPQQANAPAAAPAPGQPKQPDAHALPVPGAHGAPPAPGRIGAPPSAVQAPGAHAPGGKPAPNAPVPTAAAPATSTPPTAGHPPGPGHAVAPPPASATAKPAVNSVKPAPPVPPPPAARQQIRPEPPRAAAPPPRPQISARPAPAPPPPRAAPPPPRAAPPPPRMAAPPPRPAPPVAAARPAPPPVARPAPPPPPRVAVAPPPRPAPPPPRPAAPAPKKCPPNQPKC; from the coding sequence ATGCGCGGGACACACAAGGTCTTCCTCTGCTTTCTTCTGCCGATCCTCTTCGTTGCCGGCGCGCTCGGTCCAGTGCGCGCGCAGCAGCAGGAGAAGCGCATTGCGCTGGTGGTCGGCAACGGCGCCTACTCGAAGTCGCCGCTGGCGACCACCGCCAACGATGCGGGCCTGATCGCGCAGACGCTGCAAGCGGCGGGCTTCGACGTGGTCGGCGCCCGCGATCTCGACGGCGACACGCTGCGCAAGAGCCTTCGCGACTTCATCCAGAAGGCGCAGGCCTCGGGCCCCGGCACCGTCGCGATGATCTATCTGGCCGGCTACGGCGTGCAGCTCGCCGGCGAGAACTATTTCATCCCGGTCGATTCCAGCATCGCGCGCGACACCGACATTCCGACCGAGGCGCTGCGCATCAGCGACTATGCCCGCCAGCTCGCCTCCATTCCGCTCAAGGCCAACATCATCGTGCTCGACGCCGCGCGCGCACAACCCTTCGTCGAGGGCGGCCAGCAGCCGATCGCGAGCGGGCTGGCGCTGGTCGAGCCAGATCCGAACATGCTGATCGCCTTCAATGCCGCGCCGGGCACGGTGGCACCCGAAGAGCAGGGGCCTTACGGCACCTATGCGCAGTCGCTCGCCGAGATGATCCGCACCGGCGGCTTGTCGTTGCCGGAGGTGTTCGACCGCGTTCGCCTGCGCGTCAACGAGAACTCCAAGGGCGCGCAAGTGCCCTGGGACGATCAGAAGATATCCGCGCAATTCACCTTCTTTGATCGTGCGCCCGACGCACCGCCGCAGGCGGCGCCCGACCAGGTCGCTGCGATCCGCAACAAGCCGATCCGCGATCTCGGCGTACAGGACGCTTATGCGGCCGCGCTCGAGCGCGACACGCTACCGGCCTATGAGGATTTTCTCGCTGCCTATCCCGGCGATCCCCTCGCCAAGCGCGTGATGGCGATCGTCGCGGCGCGCCGCGAAGCGATCACCTGGCGGCGAACTTATCGCGCCGACACGCCGGATGCCTATTGGTCGTATCTGCGCCGCTATCCGCGTGGCCCGCATGCGGGCGACGCCCGGCGCCGGCTTGCGATCCTGACCGCGCCGCTCGAGCCGCCGCCGACTTTCGCGATGATGGACTATGACGTGCCGCCGCCGCCGCCGGAGGAGATCGTCTATGTCGACCGTCCGGTGCTGTATTTCAGCGACCCCGATTTCGGCTTTGCGCCGCCACCACCGCCGCCGGTCTATTTCTGCCCGCCGCCGCCGCCCGATTTCGTGGTGCTGCCGCCGCCGCTGCCCGTGGTCGGCCTGTTCGTGCTGCCGCAGCCGTTGTTCGTGCCGATCCCGGTGTTCGTCCGGCCGCCGGTCTATGTCGCGCCGCCGCCGCACAACATCATCTACGCGAACATCCACAACACCACGGTCATCAACACCGTGATCAACCAGGCGCCGGCGGCGCTGCCGGCCGGAAACGCCGCCGCGGCTGCTGCCGTTGCCGCGAACGGACCAGGGCGGCCAAGCGCGATGACGCAGGTACCGACCGCCGTGAAGCAGCAGGCGCAGACCATCCAGGCCAATCCGAACCAGCCGCTCAAGCCGAGCCAGGCGGCGCTTGTCAGCAATCCGACAGCGAAACCGGCTGCGATGATGGTGAAGCCGGTCAACGCCACGCCGACTGCGGTCGCGCCGTCCGCTGCGGCGCCGCCGGCCGGCCACGCGCTTCCCGCTCCCGGGTCGCCGAATGCACCGTCCCAACCGGTCGGAGCCGGAGTGCAGCCCCCGGTTCAGATGCCGGGCGGCAAGCCTTCCCCGACGGCAACCGCACCCGGGGCCAATGCCCCGCCGCAACAGGCCAACGCACCTGCAGCAGCTCCAGCGCCAGGACAGCCGAAGCAGCCTGACGCGCACGCACTTCCGGTTCCGGGCGCCCATGGCGCGCCGCCGGCGCCCGGCCGAATCGGTGCACCGCCGTCCGCGGTCCAGGCGCCCGGTGCTCACGCTCCCGGCGGCAAGCCGGCACCAAATGCGCCGGTGCCAACCGCAGCGGCCCCCGCCACCTCAACGCCACCAACAGCGGGACACCCACCCGGGCCAGGCCATGCCGTCGCGCCGCCGCCGGCGTCTGCAACTGCCAAGCCGGCCGTAAACTCGGTCAAGCCGGCACCACCGGTACCCCCACCGCCGGCAGCCCGGCAGCAAATAAGGCCCGAACCGCCGCGCGCCGCCGCTCCGCCACCGCGCCCGCAGATTTCGGCACGCCCTGCGCCTGCACCGCCGCCACCACGTGCGGCTCCACCGCCACCCCGAGCGGCTCCGCCGCCACCGCGGATGGCTGCGCCACCACCGCGTCCGGCGCCGCCGGTGGCGGCCGCTCGTCCGGCGCCACCGCCAGTAGCGAGGCCGGCCCCACCGCCTCCACCACGGGTCGCGGTCGCGCCGCCGCCGCGTCCAGCACCGCCGCCGCCGCGCCCTGCGGCTCCGGCCCCGAAGAAATGCCCGCCCAACCAGCCAAAGTGCTAG